From Armatimonadota bacterium, the proteins below share one genomic window:
- a CDS encoding uroporphyrinogen decarboxylase family protein — MTSRERVKAMLAGQPVDHLACMPITMMFAADRISVPFLQYSINHEVMVAGQLEVSKDFGIDHVNVMSDPAAEAFDCGATIKFYPNQPPAIDETDTLLSHREALASFRHPDARKPGRMHNRVNALKAYRKRVGSEKWIEGWVEGPCAEGADLRGINTVMTDFYDDPDFVRQLFATIIEMELRFAAVQVEAGADAIGIGDAAASLVGPAVYNEFVWPFEKQLVDGIHALGVPVRLHICGNTGKMLEGMGRLGCEIVDIDYLVPLAKAREAMGPDQILLGNIDPVRTLRDGTPDSVTAAIAACHREAGPRFIVGAGCEVTRDTAPENLLALARYAQTHAPDDL; from the coding sequence TTGACCAGCCGAGAGCGTGTCAAAGCTATGCTGGCCGGCCAACCGGTCGATCACCTCGCTTGCATGCCGATCACCATGATGTTCGCCGCGGACCGGATTTCGGTTCCGTTCCTCCAATACTCCATCAACCACGAGGTGATGGTCGCCGGCCAGTTGGAAGTCTCGAAGGATTTCGGCATCGACCACGTCAATGTCATGTCCGACCCGGCCGCCGAAGCCTTCGATTGCGGCGCCACCATCAAGTTCTACCCGAACCAGCCTCCCGCAATCGATGAAACGGATACCCTGCTGTCGCACCGTGAAGCCCTGGCATCGTTCCGCCATCCGGACGCCCGGAAGCCTGGCCGCATGCACAACCGCGTCAACGCCCTGAAGGCTTACAGGAAGCGCGTGGGTTCGGAGAAGTGGATCGAGGGCTGGGTCGAAGGGCCTTGCGCCGAAGGCGCGGATCTGCGTGGAATCAACACCGTCATGACGGATTTCTACGATGATCCGGATTTCGTTCGCCAACTCTTCGCCACTATCATTGAGATGGAACTGCGCTTCGCAGCGGTCCAGGTGGAGGCGGGCGCGGACGCTATCGGGATAGGGGACGCCGCCGCCAGCCTCGTTGGCCCGGCGGTGTACAACGAGTTCGTGTGGCCGTTCGAGAAACAACTCGTGGACGGGATCCACGCCCTCGGCGTGCCGGTCCGCCTGCACATCTGCGGCAACACCGGCAAGATGCTGGAAGGCATGGGCCGCCTCGGCTGCGAGATCGTGGATATCGACTACTTGGTGCCTCTCGCGAAAGCCCGGGAGGCGATGGGACCGGATCAGATTCTGCTAGGAAATATCGACCCCGTCAGGACACTGCGCGACGGAACGCCAGACTCCGTCACCGCCGCCATCGCCGCGTGCCATCGAGAAGCCGGACCGCGATTCATCGTCGGCGCCGGCTGCGAGGTGACACGTGATACCGCCCCCGAAAACCTGTTGGCGCTCGCCCGATACGCCCAAACCCACGCCCCCGATGACCTCTAG
- a CDS encoding 4Fe-4S binding protein, whose amino-acid sequence MAKRINQDLCIQCDACRTNCPNGGIYEIEAVYIVDPRLCQECSGFDGRTFCEEACPVGAIECDDWNWDGVMKPIPEGAMRGPVH is encoded by the coding sequence ATGGCCAAACGGATCAATCAGGATCTTTGTATCCAGTGTGACGCCTGCAGGACGAACTGCCCGAACGGCGGAATCTACGAGATTGAGGCGGTCTACATCGTCGACCCGCGCCTGTGTCAGGAATGCTCCGGATTCGACGGGCGGACCTTCTGCGAGGAAGCCTGCCCGGTAGGCGCCATCGAGTGCGATGATTGGAACTGGGACGGCGTGATGAAGCCCATCCCCGAAGGCGCCATGCGCGGCCCCGTTCACTGA